A single genomic interval of Helianthus annuus cultivar XRQ/B chromosome 6, HanXRQr2.0-SUNRISE, whole genome shotgun sequence harbors:
- the LOC110944983 gene encoding uncharacterized protein LOC110944983, with translation MVKWIMACVASTSFSLAINGNLFGYFKRKRGLRQGDPISLYLFTMVMEVLTLILDKHVAISNDFRFHNKSEKQRIINLCFADGLFLFARGDHKSAGVIMLAINDFRSMSGLVPSMTKSTIFFGNVTKQVKERS, from the coding sequence ATGGTAAAGTGGATCATGGCGTGTGTGGCTTCTACTTCGTTTTCGTTAGCTATTAACGGGAACCTCTTTGGGTACTTTAAAAGGAAACGAGGGCTACGACAGGGTGACCCTATATCTCTGTATCTGTTTACGATGGTTATGGAAGTCCTCACTCTAATATTGGACAAACATGTTGCGATATCGAATGATTTTAGATTCCATAACAAGTCTGAGAAGCAAAGAATAATCAATTTGTGTTTTGCGGATGGTTTATTTCTTTTTGCGAGAGGAGATCATAAATCGGCTGGAGTCATAATGTTGGCGATTAATGACTTTAGGTCCATGTCGGGTCTTGTTCCAAGCATGACGAAGAGTACTATTTTCTTTGGCAATGTGACGAAACAGGTGAAAGAGAGATCTTGA